CAGTTACTGATAAGGCACCTTTTGTAATCGTTCCAGTCTTATCAAAGGCAACTGATTGTGTTTCCGCCATTTTCTCCAAGGTCGTTCCTGTTTTTACAATGATTCCGTTTCTACTTGAACGGCTCATTCCAGCAACAAGTGCGATTGGCGCTGCCAAAATCAACGGACATGGTGATGCCACAACCAACACTTCAGCAAATCTAGTTGGGTCTTTTGATACAAACCAAGCAACACCTGCAATTACATACGCATTTATCGTAAATGGAATAGCGTAACGATCCGCCATCCTAACAAAGTGAGCTGGTTGTGACTCAGATTCTCTGACTAGTTTAACAATCGTTTGATATTGGCTGTCTGCTGCACTTTTTTCCGCCTTCATTGTAATAGAGCTATCCCCATTTATTGATCCAGACATCAATGGATCCCCTTGATTTTTATTTTCTGGGCGAGATTCTCCAGTTAATGAAGATTCATCAACAGTTGATGATCCTTTTATGACAACCCCATCTACTGGAACTATTTCTCCTGGCTTTACGACTAGCTCATCATCAACTTTGACTTTCTCAGCACTGATATCCAGTAGAGTCCCGTCAACCAACTGATGAGCCTTTTGAGGTGAGTTATCAAGTAATGACTTTAATTCTTTATTGGCTCGTTTAGCAGCGTAGTCTTCTAAAGAATCACCACCAGTCAGCATGATCAAGATCATCAAGCTTGCCCAATACTCACCTACCGCTAGTGTCGCTACAATCGCTGTAATCGCTAATATATCTACTCCATATCTCCCTGATTTTAAGGTTTGAATCATTTCAACCAACATAGATAAAGCCATTATCGAACCTGTGATCACAATGATGCCAAATGCTAAAGAAGCTTGGTGAAAAACAAGTTCAAATAATAGCGCTAAAATACCTGTAACGATTGTTATGATCAATTTCGTTAAATGTTTCATTTTTACTCCCCCTTTTTTACTCTTCTCGGCCTCTATTACTAAGATTACGCTCAGTTAAACAAATAACAAAGGTAAAAGCCTTAAATGAAAATGATTGTCATTCTTACTAAGTCAACATAAAAAAAGTGTGCAACACTTCCTCTTCTTGGAAATGTTGCACACTTTTTATTTTTATAGGTTAAATCACACGTTTCTTCTTTTTGATTTTTCTATTTTCACTTCTTTTTTCAACTTCATGTACTGCTCTAGTCATAAATAAAGAAATGTAGTTGAAAATTGATCGACTACCTAAAATCAACGGCAAGTAGAAGAGTACATTTCTTGTGAACAGTGAGGTCAACATAAAGAAATCGCCAAAGAATAGGAAACAAGCAATGAATGCAACCAATAGCAAACCAATCATGATTTGTTTTTTCAAATCAAGTGGTCGAGCTGCTTTTAATAACACTTGAAAACCAACACAGCCAGTTAGCAAGACGCACATCGTGGAAACATCTTGATGGGATAAATCAAACCAAATACCAGCTAGTTGCAAGACTAAAATATTAAAAACAACTGTTAAAGCGCCTGGAACTGAGATTCGCAATATATTCGTTAAAAAATGTCCTTTAATCCGTTGATAATTAGGTTCTAACGCCAAAATAAAGGAGGGAATCCCTACTGTTAAGGTATTGATCGGTGTTAATTGTAACGGCGCAAATGGATAAGGTAAGAATAAAAAGATAAATGTTACAGCCAGAATCGCTGAATAGATCGTTTTAACCATATACATCGATGCCACTCGTTCGATGTTATTGATTACTCTGCGCCCTTCATTCAAGACTTGAATCATTGAACTAAAATCAGAATTCAACAACACGACATCGGATACTGTCCGAGCTGCATCACTTCCACTAGCCATTGCAACACTAACATCCGCTTCTCTTAGTGACAGGATATCATTGACGCCATCACCCGTCATACACGTTGTATGTCCATTTTGTTTTAAGGCTTGAATCAACTCTCTTTTTTGATAAGGGGTTACCCGGCCAAAAACAGTTGTATTTTCAACCAATTCATTAAAATCTGCTGAATCGGAAATCGTACTCATATCGACAAAATTTTCTGCACCGGCGATTCCTGCTTGCTTCGCTATTTGTGCTACAGTAATTGGGTTATCTCCTGATATAACTTTTAGGGTAACATCTTGTTTGGCAAAATAAGAAAAAGTATCCACTGCATTCGCACGAATCGTATCCGCAATAATAAAAATCGCAACAGTCTCTTTTGTTTGTGGTAACTCCGGTCTAGTTAATTCTTCAGAAAAATGAACTAAGATCAACACACGATCTCCTTGCTCATTATAAGGAGCTAACTTTTCTCTTAAATCCGCAGGGACTTCTGAATAAATAAATTCTGGTGCCCCCATAACAAAAGATCCTTTTTCTTTAAACGTCACACCACTCCATTTTCGATCGGAAGAAAATGGAATCACTTCTTTGACTTGCCATTCAGTTTTAGCTGAAGGAAATCTCGTTCTCAGAACTTTAGCCGTAGCATTTTGATCGGATAAACCAGCCATCATTTCACTCATTGCACGTTCAATTTCACTAGCTGGAAAGCCTGCTTGAGGAATCAGTTTTTTAAAGGTCAACGTCCCATCAGTAATTGTACCGGTCTTATCCAAGCAAATCGTATCAACACGAGCAAGCGTTTCTATACATGATAGTCGCTGGATCAACGTTTGTTTTCTAGCTAAGTTAGCAGCACCGACGGCAAATGCAACACTCGTTAAAAGCATCAAGCCTTCTGGAATCATACTGATCAACGCACCTGAAACCCCTAAAACAGTTTTAGGAAATGACTGTGTCGACTGATACTGTGACCAAAAGAGCAATAAACCAATAGGAACAATGGCAAATGTTAATCCTTTGATCAAAAGATTCAACGAATTCATTAGTTCAGAAGTTGATGGTTTTTCTGTCTTAGCCTCTTTAGATAGTTTGGAAACAAAGTTGTCTTCTCCCACGGCATTGATTTTAACAAAGCCCAATCCAGCAGTAATAAAACTACCACTCATGATTTTATCGCCATTTTGTTTTGTGATTTTGTCCGATTCCCCTGTTAATAAGGATTCATCTACTTCCATTCCCTCTGCGTGTAAGACGATTCCGTCTGAAGGGACTTGGTTTCCTAAGGATAGAACCAAAACATCCCCTAATACAATTTCATCTTGAAAAATCTTTAGTAATCGGTTATCCCTTAAAGCTGTAACTTCTGTTTTATTGACGATCGATAATTTGTCGATCGTTTTTTTGGCATGGATTTCTTGAATCACACCAATTGCTGTATTTATGATAATGATCCAGAAAAATAAAGCATTTTTAGGATATCCCACAGCAAAAACTGCTACTGCCAAAAATAAGTTGATAAAGTTGAATAACGTCAATGAATTATCTAAAATAATTTGTTTTGTCGTTCTAGATAGATCTTCGACTTCCTTATTATATTTTCCTTCGGTATAAAGCTGTTCGACTTCTTGATCGGACAACCCTTTAATAGTGGTTGGAATCCGAATATCATTAGTGTTGACTGATTGCGTGTTTTTTTCAGATGAAAGAAACGCTTCATTATCTATATCTCTTTTTTTCCTAAACCATTTTTTCATATTTTCATTCACCTTTTTCTTGCTGTAATTAAATCTATTGTAGAGGAATTCATGGATTATTTCAGATAACTAGTTTAAGTTTACACTTTTTTTAACCATTTGCACAAAATGAAGGTACTCTGATCAAAAATTCGTGAAAAAAAGAAAGGCTAAATTTTTAGTCTTTCTTTTTTAGTCTTTCTTTTTTAGTCTTTCTTTTTTAGTCTATTTTTACTGGGAGTTGGTTGAAATTATGAATGTCTCACTCATAACAGAGTGAGACTCGTATGTTTTCATCGATTCCTCGACCCATTGTTATTTCAATCCACTCACTCACAACAGAGTGAGACTGTGAAAACAAGCGATTATCTACGAAAAATCAGTGACAATCACTAAATTTCCACATAAAACTATTTAAACATTAAAATAAAATGATAAAAAGCTCTAAATAGCACTTATATCTGTACTTTTTTTGGTGCGAATCTCCCAGTAATTTTATGGGCACTTAGGGTTCGCACCAAAATGAGCTGGTGATTTCTTATTTCCAGAAATCATCGAAAATAGAAATTGGCATGTGACGTTTATGCTGTGTTTTTTTATACCAACCTTCAATTGTTTCTTTGGCTTTCTCTGATACTGTTTTTCCTTCAACATAATCATCGATATCATCATAGGTTACCCCAAGTGCTACCTCGTCCGCTACTAAAGGTTTGTCGTCTTCTAAATCAGCAGTCGGGATTTTCGTATATAACTCAGCAGGAGAACCTAACTCTTTTAATAAAGCCTTGCCTTGACGTTTATTTAAACGGAATAATGGTAAAATGTCCGCTCCCCCATCACCAAATTTTGTGTAAAAACCAGTAATATTCTCAGCAGCATGATCCGTTCCAATCACAGCCCCTGATTTTTCGCCTGCAATCGCATATTGGACGATCATGCGTTGTCGTGCTTTCATATTTCCTTTATTGAAATCATTGATTGGAACACCTGACTCTTCAAGAGACAGAACACAGGCTGAAATCGCTGGTTTGATATTAACTGATAATGAGACATCAGGTTGAATAAAATCTAAGGCTTTTTTAGCATCAGCTTCATCTGCCTGTTCACCATATGGCAAACGAACCGCAATAAACCGATAGTCTTCATCTTTGGTTTCGTTACGCATCTCTTCCATCGTTAATTGAGCAAGTCGACCTGCTAGTGTCGAATCTTGGCCACCGCTAATTCCTAAAACAAACGTTTTTAAAAAAGGATATTTATATAAATAGCTTTTCATAAACTCAATACTTTTACGAATTTCTTCCTTTGGATCTATTTGTGGTTTGACACCTAATTCTTCGATAATGGCTTTTTGCAACGATTCCATAGAAAATTCCTCCTAAATTTAAGAGCTGAACGAGCTCGTTCAGCTCTGACAGGAAAATAGGGAAACATGTTTGTGACGCTTTTTGTCACAGGCAGATTTCATCTTTTTTCCTAGAGACTAGCACGCATAGTTAAATAATCGTTATTTCCCTTCACTTAATGCTTTTACATCTACACGAACTTTTTCCAGTAAACGCATTTTATGATTCCAACATTCGGTAGATAAATCGACTGGGTATTTTTGTGGATTAAGATCACGCTTGTACTCTTCCCACAAAGAATCAAGATTTTCTTTCGCATAACTTTTGATTTCTTTCAAGGTCGGCATTGTATACACTCGTTTGCCTTCGACAAAAATGTCTTGTAAAACAGCTCGAGCTTCAAAATCTCTAACGGTTTTGTTAATGAAGGTATGCACTGGATGGAACATATAGATTTCTTCTTGCTTACGAGGATCTTCATCCCATAATGTTACATAATCACCTTCAGATTTTTTATCTGATTTACGTGTGATCCGCCAAACTTGCTTTTTACCTGGCGTCGTAACTTTTTCTGCATTACTAGAAAGTTTGATCGTATCTTTCATCTGACCGTCTTTATCTTCAATCGAAACTAATTTGAATACTGCACCTAAAGCAGGTTGATCATAAGCTGTGATCAATTTTGTACCCACACCCCAAACATCGATCTTCGCTTTTTGCATTTTTAAACTTAAAATAGTATTTTCATCTAAATCATTAGAAGCAAAGATTTTCGCTTCTGTATAGCCTGCTTCATCCAATTGTTCACGTACGCGTTTGGAAATATAGGCCATATCCCCGCTATCAAGACGAACGCCTAGGAAATTGATTTTATCGCCCATTTCCTTGGCTACACGAATCGCACTTGGAACACCTGATTTCAACGTATCATAGGTATCTACTAAAAAGACACAGTCTTGATGCGTTTGTGCATAAGCCATAAAAGCATCATAGTCGTTTCCATAAGATTGTACTAATGAATGAGCATGCGTTCCACTAACTGGTATGCCAAAAATCTTTCCAGCTCGAACATTACTCGTCGCATCAGCTCCACCAATGTAAGCTGCACGAGTTCCCCAAACAGCCGCATCTAACTCTTGTGCACGACGTGTGCCGAATTCCATTAATGGATCTTCACCGATCACGGATTTGATCCGTGCAGCTTTTGTTGCAATCAGCGTTTGGAAATTGACCATGTTTAAAAGAGCCGTCTCGATCAATTGACATTGGGCTAATGGACCTTCTACCTGAATCAATGGTTCGTTATTGAAAACTAGGTCTCCTTCTAACGCGGAACGAACAGTACATTTAAATTCGAACTCTTTTAGATAGGTCAAAAAATCTTCTGGATAATCTTCAACTTCTCTAAGATAAGCAATATCCGTTTCTGTAAACGTCAAATTTTCTAAATAATCGACTAAACGTTCCAACCCGGCAAAAATTGCATAGCCATGGTTAAAAGGCATTTCTCGAAAATAACATTCAAAAACCGAATGTAAATCTGCTCTCCCTAATTTCCAATAAGTCTGCATCATATTGATTTGATATAAATCCGTATGTAAGGTTAAGCTATCATCATCGTAAACTTTCTTCATCTCACTGTGCCATCCTTTATTTTTTCTAGAATTGTAACTTCCATTGTAACAAAAAAACATTTTTTTTAACTAAAATCTGCTTTTAAGGTGTTTTTTTTTTAAAAATGAGAAACTTGCTGAAGAAGTAGTTCAATACGACAACTGCTACTTGGGTCACCATTTTTGCCCAAAAATCTGAGATATGCAGGACTTCGATCATCAAAATCATCAATGCCATATCCACTACAAAAGACAATATGCGATACCAATAAAACAGTAGCATTTCTTTCACAAAAGAACCAAAATCTTCATGATTACTGGCAAAAACAAAATATTTGTTTGTGAAAAATGCAAATAATACAGATAAAAACCAGCCAATCGTATTACTAATTTTATAATCGATCCCTAAAACATCTTTGCAAAGAAAGAAGACAAGGATATTCACAATAGTTGTCGCTACTCCAAAAACTAAATACGAGATTACTTCTTTATATTTATGAAACAATTCTTTCAACAGCTACGCATCCTTTCACTCTACTTAACATTTTATCAAAGTTAACATAGAAATCATACTGCTTTACTACATTTTTCATTTTTTCTCCTATTTGCGGGAAGATGAAACACTTGATAAATTCAGTTCACTATGCTGACGAAATCGAATCATTTTAACAGGATTTGCAAAAAAATAAAACTCCAGAAAAAGCGCTATTTCCACTTTCTCAAGAGTTTTACTTTTTTATGATGGCTCCACATTTTTCTGAATCACAATAATATCTTTTCTCGGAGCACTAAAAGAATAACCATTTTTCTGCATTTCATTTTTAATCCCAATATGCACAGTGACTTCTTCTCTCGTCGTATTTAAAAGTTTCTTGATCACATAATCAACTTCTTTTTTGTTGATCTTCTTTTTGGTATTGATCATGATGATATCAATTTTATCAAAGGCATCAGCATACACGATTTGTGTTCGATCCAATGCGTATAATTTAAAAAATTTAATTGCCTTTGTCCCAAAAACGAATTTAGTAATATTTGGATAAAAATACTCTAAATCTAAATTTCTATTGATCGGGGTTTCAATTAGTTTCATTTACTCAGCTCCTTTTTCCATAATAACTTTACATAAAAATTTTACTCTTTCAGCTCCGTTTTGTAAATCAAAAATTTATAGTTATGTTATGCTATAAAAAACTTGACCTTCACGTTAAGTAAAGGTTTATGCTAGATTCATACAGGAGGGAAAGAGATGGAATACACAATCAAAAAAATTGCCGAATTATCTGGAATCAGTACGCGAACGTTGCGTTATTATGATGAAATCAACTTATTAAAACCGGCACGTATTAATTCTTCTGGTTATCGTATCTATGGAACAAAGGAAATCGATAAGCTGCAGCAAATCCTTTTTTATCGTTCGTTGGATATGAAATTAGAGGACATCCAAACGTTACTTGGCACACCAAACTATGACCCCCAACACGCGTTACAGGACCATTATCAAAAATTATTGGAAAAGCGGCGACAAATGGATCATCTAATCCTGACTGTAGAAAAAACATTACGTTATCAAAAGGGAGAGCTAATCATGACCGACAAAGAAAAATTTATTGGCTTTAAACAAGAAAAACTACAGAAAAATGAAGCAAGCTACGGACAAGAAATTCGAGAAAAGTATGGGGAGGAAACAGTGGAAGCATCCAATCAAAAGTGGCTAAATCTAAGTGAAGCAGATTTTAATCAAATGGAAACTGCAGAAAAAGAACTGATCGACGCATTAAAAGTTGTGATGGAAACCAAAGACTATCACTCGCAAGAAGCAGAAACAGTCTTTTCAAAACACAAAGAATGGTTAAGCTATACTTCACCTACCTATTCAGCTGAAATGCACCGAGGCCTTGGTCAGATGTATGTAGCCGATGAACGATTTGCTGCTTACTATAATAATCGGGCCGGCGCCAATGCTGCACAAGCCTTAAATGAAATCATTCAACAGTTTGCTAACTAGATAATCATTAAGATTACTGAATACTATCTACTAAAAAAAAAACCTTCTACCTAAATGTACGAACCCTTTTGAAGTTAGATATTATCGTCTAACTTCGAAGATTACGACATCTTTGAATAGAAGGTTCTTTTTTAAATAACTGTCCCTTTTGTATCAAGTTCGATTGAACCCAGGATTTCTTGTACTTGTTGCGCTAAGTCAAGGTCATCCGTTTGAGAAGTTGCTGTTATTTCACACATGATCCAGCCATAATTATGACCTGTTTCAAAGAAATAAGTCGTATAATTGCTAGAATCTGGCTGACCATTTTTACTAGTTTTAGTGGTGATGATATATTCGTTTTTGAACAAATCAGGATGTAACGTTTCGTTAGTTTTTTTATCGTTTATTTTACCGTCGTCTTCTAGCACTTGACCTACAAATTCTGATAAGCTAGTTGCATTTGATACTTGACTCATGAGGATTGAAACATAGAGTGTGGGACTACTGAAGGCTTTACTTGCCAGTCCTTTTACTTCATCTGCTGATGACAATTCACCTTTTTCTTCATGAAAACGCTTTGGCAACTGAATTTTCAACGTTTCATTTTCATTGGTGATAGCAAGCTCACTAATCCTTACCTGCGTCTCTTGACCAATATTATCCTCATCTTCACCCTCAACCCCTTTTTCATATAAGGTTCGACCATCGTCTTGTAAGTATGTTTTTGCACCAAAATAAACTAACATACCTAGTACGGCTAGTAAAATAAGCGTTAAAACAGTAGTTTTGATTCTCCTTTTTCTACGCTTTGCAATAAAATTAGTATTTTTTAGTATTTCTTTTTTATAATTCGCCGAATGTTTGATTTGAGTGATATCATAGTAAAAAAATTGTAGTGGCTGTTCTAGTCCATTTTTATTTATTTCGCCTGTAAAACCGACCAACAAGGTATATTGTCTGATCTTTGACGGAAAATTTCGAGTGTTTTTCTTTTTCAATTTAACAAATAACGCCTGATCATCTGAAAAATAATACGCTTGGTCATCTTCTTGGATTTCAATCGACGTCGTTTTCTGAAACTCATTTGGTAACTGTTCTTTTATTTGCTGAAAATACGCTTCAAATGTTTCAGCTCGCAAATAACGGAACAAATAGACCACAATCCCCGCTTCAATTAAAAAGACTGCAATTAACAACCATCTAACGATTGATTCAGTGGCTCCAATTCCAATAGCGGTTCCCAACATGACCGCCAGCAGAATCAACAGATATTTTTGATAGGTTTTTAGATACAATTGTCGGATACCTGATTGATAATACTCTAAATCGTGTTCGATGTTTTCTTTATTTTCTTTCATTTATACTCCCCCAAAACGATAAAATAATTCTTTTACGTCAATGACCACGTATTTGTATGCCTATTCCACAGTTCTACTAACTATCGAATTTTTTTATATGAAACTACCTTATTCAATAATTTCTTCAAATATAAATTGCCCAACACCGCCGTCTAAACAGTCTCCAATAATTTTTTGACACTTTTCTTTGACGATTGGTTTTGCATTGCCCACTGCAACTGGAACATCGACAACGTCTAACATAGCCAAGTCATTTTCACCATCGCCAATACCATAACTGCGAGCTCCTGGATATTTTTTCATAAACTCATTGATTGCATTGCCTTTGCTACTTTTTGGATCAACGATTTCCAGACACTGAATAAATGAAGAGAAGACTTCTGCGCTATCACTACTTAACACGTCACGTAAAAGTTCGTGTTCTTGATCACTGGCTTCCATCAATTCAATTTTCATCACTTTTAATTCAGGATGTTCAGTCAGATAACGGTATGGATCGTCAACGTGCTGACACTGCTCTTTGAAAAAGCTTTCTTTGAAGTCCATGATTTGTTTTCCCATAGCGCCAATTGGTTCAAGTTTTTTTCTTAAAGCCAAAATATTTGTCTCGTATTTTTCAACTGCTTTTAAAATGATTCCTTCGTTCGTGTGAATATGATAAAAAATATTGCGCTCTTCTAAAGTAGCTATCACTCTTTCACACTCAGCCATTGATAAACAGTGATTATACTGCACTGGTTCGCCAACTAATTTGTAGCCGCCGCCATTGCTAAAGATAACATCACATTCACTATCTAACTGATCCATCAATTCAGTCAACTGTGCATACCCTCGTCCACTGATAAACACAAAATGATCCCCTTGCTTTTGCAGGGCATAAATTGCATCATAATTGACTTGAGGTACCTCGCCACCAAGATCTTGAAATGTTCCGTCTATATCACAAAATACTATGTTCATTGGTTGTTAAACTCCTTTTTAGCTTTAATGCCATTCTATTATTATTTTGAACGCTTCATTTCCGCTTATTCACTCGCCCTTTATTCAAGAATTGGTGTAATCGGAAAAATTCAATTCGTACATTTGAGTATAGCATAATAAACTTCTCGATGTTACTGCTCCTATTCAATTTATCTGCCAACTATAAACAAAAAATGATTGGAATATAACTCCTAGAGTTATAACCCAATCAACTGATGCAACTTTTCTCCAATTTTATCTGTTAAATTTGAAACTCGTAATAATTGAAATAACAGCGATCGAATAAAATCAATCAAAAGACAACTCAAATAAATCAAACTTGCGAATATCAACACTTGAATCATTGCCATAATAGTCGGCTCATTTACTAAAAAAATGAAACGATCTTTTAAGATAAAATAAAAAATGATTGGATGCGTATGAATAAGATAAACAGCAAAAGAATAAGGTACGACTTTTTCAATCACAAAAGAACGTTGTTTATTTTTGATTGGCGCTTTTAAAAATAAAATAAAGAATAAAATAGAACTTGCTATAATAAGCGGCGACACGTAATGGATAAACCAAACAGTATCTCTGGACTCTTCCAAACTTCCTACCATTGTTTTAATCGCAATCAGCCCTAACGATACACTATTTATGCCTAAGTAATAGTAAAGGATTTTCTTCTTGTTAATAGAGTCAATATCCACATGTAAACGAATAAATGCACCAATAAAATACATAAAAATCAGCCAAATCATACTATACCCTTCAGCCAAATTAAACGGATCCGCTTTAAATAGAATAGATGCTGAACCAAAAAGCACGATGACGGATACACCGTAAAGCATTTCTTTTTTTGTAAGTTTATTTATGGCTTTATTTAGTAACGGCATGAACAAAAATAAACCTGCATATGCCGAGAAAAACCAATAGTTTTTTTTGAATAAAGGAAATAATGAATCAGTATACATCGATAGTGGAACAATCTCGCCTAAAATAAAATAAGTAACGAGACTTATCATAACTGAATAAAAAAGTACTTCAACCCACAACTGAATAAATCGTCCAATTCGCCACTTTCCTTTACTCATAAAGTAACCCGTTACTAAAGCAAAACAGTTTACAGCGACAAAGCATATAATCTCTACTGCCCAAAAAAGATAATAGTTGAAACTACCAATCTGTACATTATTCAAAATTCCGCCATTTCCTAAAATATGTAGAATCAAAATCATAAACATAGATACCATTCGTAATAATTCAATGCCTAAATGCCTTTTCACTAATGACGATGCTCCTTTCTGATTCTCTTATTTTCTTCTATCAATGAAAAAATAGGGTTTCCCTCTAGTTTTTGTTCACTTAGTTTAGATGTCTCCGAACTTTGGGTATCATAATACGTGTCAATAAAATACAATGGTCGTTTTTTCGTTTCATTAAACACTCGACCTAAATATTCTCCAATAATGCCAAGCGAAATCAATTGAAGTCCTCCAAGAAATAAAATACCGATCATTAATGAAGGATACCCTGAAACATCTGCTCCTAAAAGAAGTGTTTGAACTAAAACGATCAGCATATATATAAATGCTGCGAATGAAACGATCCCTCCGATAACCGTTGTGATTTTCAATGGCAATGTTGTGTAAGAGGTGACTCCATTCATCGCAAGATTAAACAAAGCTGAAAAACGCCATTTTGTCGTTCCTCCAGCTCGTTCATCAGCATCATAATAGAGTTCCTTTTTCTTAAATCCGATCCAGCCATACAACCCTTTAGTATAGCGTTCATGTTCCCGAATCGTTTTTAGCGCCTCTACAGCTTTTCGATCTAGCAAACGAAAATCACCTGCATTCGGATAAATGTTTGTCTTACTCGCTTTTTGTAAAATTTTATAGTAACAAGCAGAAGTCCATTTTTTAAAAAAATGTTCCCCTTTTCGTTCTTTTCTGACCGCATATACATCTTCGTAGCCTTTTTCCCACCAAATAATCATTTCTTTAATTAATTCTGGTGGCTGCTGTAAATCAGAATCAATTACAACCACTGCGTCTCCTTTAGCATGATCGAAACCAGCCAACATCGCAATTTCTTTCCCATAATTTCTTGAAAGATCAAGCAGGGTGACTCTGTCATCCTTTTTTCTTAGCCCTAATACAATTGCTAAGCTTTGATCATTACTGCCATCATTTACAAAGAGGAAATCAAAACGATACGTAGAACAATCATCCGCTAATAAAATGAGTCGTTCGTACAGTTTTTCTAAAACAGATTCTTCATTCAAAAATGGAATGATCACAGTAATTCGCTTCATTTAGATTTCCTCCTGACTTGTTAACTATTCTTTATAAAAAAGGATGAAATCAGCATTTTCATTCACTGAAAAATCCTTTAAAAATGTTTTTTTCGATAAATCAGTTCCTTTGTGATACAGATAACCAACGCTTGTTTCATCCTTTTTTGTAGCCTCATTTTCATCTAAAAAAATATACTTTCCATAATAACGATAGGTCAGATTACTATTTTTATCATATGGCGTATCACGGCTAGCCTGATAACTCTCTGGTGAGATAGGATCATAAAAGCGGATGAAGATAAAGGTTAAGTCTTGCAACTGTTTCAAGCTAGTTCGCTCAATATATATTTTTTCTAAATTTTTTTCATTTCCAACCACAAGTATCTCTTCTAATGTGATCGGTGCCATATACGTGCTATCTTGCTGTTCTTCTTTATAGACAACATTATAGGTGTAAACATAGGCAACAAATAATATTGAGAAAAAGACAAATGTACTTTTGAAAACTGTCTTATTTTCTAATACCCCTAAACTGGCAAGTCCATATCCCATCATAATAATTAAAGGAAACATAATGACATTCCAATGATGGACAACAGGAACGATAATTAGCAATAAAGGAATGCTACATACAAACCAGCCCATCGTTAATTGACTCAACGGACTTTTCTCCTGCCGCATGTGGATCCAACCTAAACTAGCCAACAGTAACCCCGCCAAGTTGTACATAAAACCAAACCCATGTATTGAACTAAAGATCAAGCCATCTCTACCACTTAAAAGAAAACCCAAAATTCGTTGAAGATTACCTAA
The DNA window shown above is from Enterococcus sp. 12C11_DIV0727 and carries:
- a CDS encoding glycosyltransferase family 2 protein; protein product: MKRITVIIPFLNEESVLEKLYERLILLADDCSTYRFDFLFVNDGSNDQSLAIVLGLRKKDDRVTLLDLSRNYGKEIAMLAGFDHAKGDAVVVIDSDLQQPPELIKEMIIWWEKGYEDVYAVRKERKGEHFFKKWTSACYYKILQKASKTNIYPNAGDFRLLDRKAVEALKTIREHERYTKGLYGWIGFKKKELYYDADERAGGTTKWRFSALFNLAMNGVTSYTTLPLKITTVIGGIVSFAAFIYMLIVLVQTLLLGADVSGYPSLMIGILFLGGLQLISLGIIGEYLGRVFNETKKRPLYFIDTYYDTQSSETSKLSEQKLEGNPIFSLIEENKRIRKEHRH